A genomic stretch from Candidatus Ancaeobacter aquaticus includes:
- a CDS encoding RluA family pseudouridine synthase, producing the protein MINNLTFKITKNDLPQRLDKYILKKIGTSSRSLIADVISSGDILLNDKKTQKGKLLRQNDSVKIVKLLETCDIKVIPNKKIKLDIIYEDESLLIINKPSGIPVHPIKPTETDTLSNALVAYNPKLSKIIEDNPLFPAFVHRLDTMTSGVIVAAKNMATYMYMREQFKKRKVKKIYYALVEGIVKKDGEIDNYMAHDPKDKKRMVVLKSYDKARRVLRAITKYTVKKNMESHTVAKIQIKTGVMHQIRCHMASIGHPLVGDKIYNKNKCEEAFLHEKRRSLHAYEIGFIYPRTRDKVTFTSELPNNLK; encoded by the coding sequence GTGATTAATAATCTTACATTTAAAATTACAAAAAATGATCTCCCTCAAAGGCTTGATAAATATATTTTAAAAAAAATAGGGACTTCGTCCCGTTCATTAATTGCTGACGTGATTTCCTCAGGCGATATACTTCTCAATGATAAAAAGACACAAAAGGGGAAACTGTTAAGACAAAACGACAGTGTCAAAATAGTAAAATTATTGGAAACATGTGATATAAAAGTTATTCCGAACAAAAAGATAAAGCTAGATATCATTTATGAAGATGAGAGTCTTTTAATAATAAACAAACCTTCCGGAATACCCGTTCATCCTATAAAGCCAACAGAGACAGATACCTTGTCTAATGCCCTTGTAGCATATAATCCTAAGTTAAGTAAAATTATTGAAGATAACCCGCTTTTCCCGGCATTTGTGCACAGATTAGATACTATGACCAGTGGCGTAATTGTTGCCGCTAAGAATATGGCTACCTATATGTATATGCGAGAACAGTTTAAGAAGAGGAAAGTAAAGAAGATATATTATGCGTTAGTTGAAGGTATCGTTAAAAAAGACGGTGAAATAGATAACTATATGGCGCATGATCCAAAAGATAAAAAGCGGATGGTGGTATTAAAAAGTTATGATAAGGCCCGAAGGGTACTTCGTGCCATTACAAAGTATACAGTTAAAAAAAATATGGAAAGCCATACTGTGGCTAAAATACAGATAAAGACGGGTGTTATGCACCAGATACGATGCCACATGGCATCAATAGGCCATCCGTTAGTGGGGGACAAGATCTATAATAAAAATAAGTGTGAAGAAGCTTTTTTACATGAAAAGAGGCGAAGCCTCCATGCGTATGAGATAGGGTTTATATATCCGAGAACGAGAGATAAAGTTACATTTACATCAGAATTACCGAATAATCTTAAATAA
- a CDS encoding PEP-CTERM sorting domain-containing protein — protein MIKKLFIVVAIAVMALTASNVFAFTITNGDFESGSAGWLGYDRDGAGTAAGSFAADTFPIPSASTGGTDYGAGKYTAAIADSKSWFLYVNSADSVGQASYSGLYQDINSGFSIGDTVGVSARLVTLDAGADRFSHIKLEFYDADDGTISDSDSSSGTEGVNKATTTYGYGENLTLVWTATVPDTTSYFRVNLILNTNADASDASAMWDNVSAVPEPSTVGLFGIGLIGLVGAGVRKYRKKKI, from the coding sequence ATGATAAAAAAGCTTTTTATAGTAGTGGCAATAGCAGTAATGGCATTAACAGCGTCAAATGTATTTGCATTTACAATAACAAATGGCGATTTTGAAAGCGGGTCAGCTGGTTGGCTTGGATACGATCGAGATGGGGCAGGTACAGCGGCAGGATCATTCGCAGCTGATACGTTTCCTATTCCTTCAGCAAGTACAGGTGGAACTGATTACGGGGCTGGTAAATATACAGCAGCTATTGCTGACAGTAAATCATGGTTCCTTTATGTCAATTCAGCTGATAGCGTTGGGCAAGCATCTTATTCTGGTTTATATCAAGATATTAATTCAGGTTTTAGCATAGGTGACACTGTAGGGGTATCGGCTCGTCTTGTTACACTAGATGCGGGTGCAGATCGGTTTTCTCATATAAAACTTGAGTTTTATGATGCAGACGATGGGACGATTTCTGATAGTGATTCATCCTCTGGAACTGAGGGTGTGAATAAGGCGACAACAACATATGGTTATGGGGAAAATTTAACGTTAGTATGGACAGCAACTGTCCCTGACACTACTTCATACTTCAGGGTAAATTTGATTTTAAATACAAATGCGGATGCTTCTGATGCAAGTGCTATGTGGGATAATGTAAGCGCCGTTCCCGAACCATCTACCGTAGGACTTTTCGGTATAGGGCTCATAGGTTTAGTTGGTGCTGGTGTGAGAAAATATAGAAAGAAAAAGATATAA
- a CDS encoding PEP-CTERM sorting domain-containing protein, producing the protein MIKKLLIAVSIAVMALTASNVFAITVGDPGFELGSYWSYNSGTNASSDRTNTFPPDGYASYTSAIADTYSAFMNVEQASGFAQVYQQFTTGFSEGDMVGLSGRVVQFDGEADQRWGQIKIEFYNGVDPISDFVSTEGFEGVNYVSGTYNYAAATTISFQKEVPATCDKVVIVFEVVTGGSPSGNASMLVDSVQAVPEPSTVGLFGIGLIGLVGAGVRKYRKKKI; encoded by the coding sequence ATGATAAAAAAACTTCTTATAGCAGTATCGATTGCAGTCATGGCATTAACAGCATCAAATGTATTTGCAATAACAGTTGGTGATCCTGGATTTGAACTAGGGTCATATTGGTCGTATAATTCAGGGACGAATGCTTCTAGTGACAGAACAAATACGTTTCCTCCAGATGGGTATGCTAGTTACACATCGGCAATAGCTGATACTTATTCAGCTTTTATGAATGTGGAACAAGCATCTGGCTTTGCTCAGGTATATCAGCAATTTACAACTGGTTTTTCTGAAGGAGATATGGTGGGTTTATCTGGGAGAGTGGTGCAGTTTGACGGTGAAGCGGATCAGAGATGGGGGCAGATAAAAATTGAGTTTTATAATGGTGTTGACCCGATTTCTGATTTTGTTTCAACAGAGGGATTTGAAGGGGTTAATTATGTTTCAGGCACTTATAACTACGCTGCTGCAACAACAATCAGTTTTCAGAAAGAAGTTCCTGCTACTTGCGATAAAGTTGTTATAGTATTTGAAGTGGTAACAGGAGGATCACCTAGCGGGAATGCTAGTATGTTGGTAGATTCAGTTCAAGCAGTCCCAGAACCATCTACAGTCGGACTTTTCGGTATAGGTCTTATCGGTTTAGTGGGTGCTGGTGTAAGAAAATATAGAAAGAAAAAGATATAA
- a CDS encoding PEP-CTERM sorting domain-containing protein: protein MTKKFLIIMAIVVMALTASNVFAITVLNGDFESGDGDVGTASNWTPYYSFGGGSAIWYTENESKTYHYPPDGYANYTTAIAGDGSYFIETNASAKHAGIFQDFTTGFSVGESLVWSAQVVSYEANGTDALKGAIKVEYYDSTDFDSKLSESNSSTDAGASAGTTYINAANTLDSVLTIGWTNEVPVGTLGIRLNIVLNNDSLGAQGAVLVDNVSAVPEPSTVGLFGIGLIGLVGAGIRRYRKKKA from the coding sequence ATGACAAAGAAGTTTCTTATAATAATGGCAATAGTAGTAATGGCGTTAACAGCTTCAAATGTGTTTGCAATTACAGTATTAAATGGTGATTTTGAGTCAGGTGATGGTGATGTAGGTACTGCATCTAACTGGACCCCCTATTATTCATTCGGCGGAGGAAGTGCTATTTGGTATACGGAAAATGAATCTAAAACTTATCATTATCCACCTGATGGATATGCAAATTATACAACGGCAATAGCGGGAGATGGTTCATATTTTATTGAAACCAATGCTAGTGCAAAACATGCAGGTATTTTTCAAGATTTTACCACAGGATTTTCAGTGGGTGAGTCTTTGGTATGGTCAGCCCAGGTAGTTTCGTATGAAGCTAATGGTACTGATGCTTTAAAAGGGGCAATTAAAGTTGAATATTATGATTCTACTGATTTTGATAGTAAACTTAGTGAAAGTAATTCAAGTACCGATGCAGGTGCTTCTGCAGGTACTACATATATAAACGCTGCAAACACTTTAGATAGTGTTTTAACTATTGGTTGGACAAATGAAGTGCCGGTTGGAACACTGGGTATTAGATTGAACATTGTTTTGAATAATGATTCTCTAGGGGCGCAAGGTGCAGTATTAGTAGATAATGTTTCAGCTGTACCCGAACCATCTACAGTCGGACTATTCGGTATAGGTCTTATTGGTTTAGTTGGTGCTGGTATAAGAAGATATAGAAAGAAAAAAGCTTAA
- a CDS encoding DUF1016 N-terminal domain-containing protein: MTTSLVSEAPYSKLLKQLKKEIAEGIVRAQKAYDTEKIAAYWNIGKSISDHLTKNKHRADYGKKLYKSLSRDLSVGERLLYQMSQFYNTYPDFKLSENLKWSHYRLLSSVKDKEKRDLIESKVSTDNLSNRALETFLKENKEEEIPPIKFSGKKKKKLSVSKGRLYTYKIFKDVYTDNFLIDCGFNIYKESDTTNFKGNFAQSVKTKNNYKFVAATTNRRHLYTYKAQIKKIVDGDTIWVNIDCGFKIWVKQKIRLRGIDTPAIETKKGIDASKFVSKTLKDLPFVIIKSHGRDKYGRYLTDIFYSKNEDNPLIVLEKGMFLNQVLLDEGLAKRLC; encoded by the coding sequence ATGACTACGTCCCTTGTTTCAGAAGCTCCATACTCAAAGCTATTAAAACAGCTTAAAAAAGAAATCGCTGAAGGCATTGTTCGTGCTCAAAAAGCTTATGACACGGAAAAGATCGCAGCATACTGGAATATAGGTAAATCGATATCTGACCACCTCACAAAAAATAAGCATCGAGCTGATTACGGCAAAAAACTATATAAAAGTCTTTCTCGAGATCTTTCTGTTGGTGAACGTCTCCTCTACCAAATGTCTCAATTTTATAATACATATCCTGATTTTAAACTCTCCGAAAACCTAAAGTGGTCTCATTACCGTTTATTATCCTCGGTTAAAGACAAAGAAAAGAGAGATCTAATTGAATCTAAAGTTTCGACTGATAACTTGTCAAACAGAGCATTAGAAACTTTTCTTAAAGAAAATAAAGAGGAAGAAATTCCGCCCATAAAGTTTTCTGGAAAAAAAAAGAAAAAACTGTCTGTTTCGAAAGGTAGGCTTTACACATATAAGATATTTAAAGATGTCTACACAGATAATTTTCTTATTGATTGTGGTTTTAATATTTATAAGGAATCTGATACAACAAATTTTAAAGGCAATTTCGCACAAAGTGTTAAAACCAAAAACAACTACAAGTTTGTTGCAGCAACAACTAATCGTAGACATTTATATACTTATAAAGCACAGATCAAAAAAATCGTTGATGGTGACACTATTTGGGTAAACATCGATTGCGGTTTCAAAATATGGGTTAAACAAAAGATTAGGTTGCGTGGTATAGATACTCCAGCCATTGAGACAAAAAAAGGTATTGATGCATCTAAGTTTGTTTCAAAAACACTTAAAGATTTACCGTTCGTTATAATCAAAAGTCACGGTAGAGATAAATATGGCCGGTATCTTACAGATATTTTTTACTCAAAAAATGAAGATAACCCTTTAATTGTTTTAGAAAAAGGTATGTTCCTTAACCAAGTGCTTTTGGATGAAGGATTAGCAAAAAGACTGTGCTAG
- a CDS encoding glycosyltransferase family 39 protein: MDIFKSFFAGRVEEIFIKFNDNVEEYIKIPGKILLWVFLSLLIFFLFYAIRFDGLTKIDAMDTAQIARNVATGEGFTTKLIRPYALTVSPDIVDHPELTAPPLYTMVLAGMFRVFGATDRVVALTSSLFYLLSIPLIFLMACKLFDSKTAFLTLALYITNSAMLDYSISGLPMSFLIFMFMLFLFVLYYLNEESVLITLLAGLLLGLCFLSQYAYGLLYFVVVFHIMSSFESKKIRHIVYFTLIFVLSISPWLYRNYVVTGNPFYTLEFYKSIMFSNIFPGNSFLRIVRDINIPNKALGLALVQKTYYGIQALYRQIIFLPNNYLMVLFLVSLFVLYENVRTFAFRRFYIFASFVFLIVMSLFYPGTNLLVPFIPFIIMAAAHYYYYAVDSSYFAISRKMKLLILTVFILINIFPLITKFIGGGKSARAQTEKQMKTIEQLVGPNEVVVTDIPWAIAWYCNRTAIWLPFSNLDYAKIEKIIGDIPNVYLSPTLFNYPAAENVKMWKSIFMTRKVPKEIYLEKGTYLRSGGMFMSQTAKWEQLKEEEESILPQME; encoded by the coding sequence ATGGATATTTTTAAATCGTTTTTTGCTGGTCGTGTAGAAGAAATATTTATTAAATTTAATGATAATGTTGAGGAATACATTAAAATTCCGGGAAAGATTCTTTTATGGGTATTTTTAAGTCTTCTCATATTTTTCCTGTTTTATGCTATACGCTTTGATGGGCTTACAAAAATTGATGCAATGGATACTGCACAGATCGCACGCAATGTAGCTACCGGTGAAGGTTTTACCACAAAACTTATTAGGCCGTACGCACTAACAGTCTCACCTGATATCGTCGATCACCCTGAGCTAACGGCCCCTCCACTCTACACAATGGTACTTGCAGGCATGTTTAGAGTGTTTGGTGCTACTGACCGTGTTGTTGCGCTTACAAGCAGTCTTTTTTATCTCTTGAGTATCCCACTTATATTTCTTATGGCATGTAAACTTTTTGATTCAAAAACAGCGTTTCTTACGCTCGCATTATATATTACAAACTCTGCTATGCTTGATTACAGTATTTCGGGTCTTCCCATGTCGTTTCTGATATTCATGTTTATGTTGTTTCTCTTTGTGCTCTACTACCTCAATGAGGAATCTGTTCTCATTACCCTGCTTGCAGGTCTTTTACTCGGACTATGTTTCTTGTCACAATACGCGTATGGGCTGCTTTACTTTGTTGTTGTTTTTCATATTATGAGTTCGTTTGAAAGCAAAAAAATAAGGCATATTGTATATTTTACGCTTATCTTTGTTCTCTCAATATCTCCCTGGTTATACAGAAACTATGTTGTTACCGGCAACCCTTTTTATACACTCGAATTTTATAAATCTATTATGTTCTCGAATATTTTTCCGGGGAACTCATTTTTACGTATCGTAAGAGACATAAATATACCGAACAAAGCTCTCGGTCTGGCTCTTGTGCAAAAAACATATTACGGTATTCAAGCGCTATACCGACAAATCATTTTTCTTCCAAATAATTATCTCATGGTGCTTTTCCTTGTATCGCTTTTCGTACTCTACGAAAATGTGCGAACATTTGCATTCCGAAGATTTTATATTTTTGCGTCTTTTGTATTTCTTATTGTTATGAGCCTTTTTTATCCGGGCACTAATCTCCTTGTTCCTTTTATCCCTTTTATTATTATGGCTGCGGCACATTACTATTACTATGCTGTTGATTCATCATATTTTGCTATCTCACGAAAAATGAAGTTACTAATACTCACGGTATTTATTCTCATTAATATTTTCCCTCTTATCACGAAGTTTATTGGTGGCGGGAAAAGTGCTCGTGCACAAACTGAAAAGCAAATGAAAACTATTGAGCAGCTTGTCGGTCCTAACGAAGTGGTTGTTACTGATATACCGTGGGCTATTGCTTGGTATTGTAACCGTACAGCGATATGGCTACCTTTCTCAAATCTAGATTATGCTAAAATCGAGAAAATAATCGGTGATATACCTAATGTATATCTCAGCCCAACACTATTCAATTATCCTGCGGCTGAAAATGTTAAGATGTGGAAATCTATATTTATGACACGTAAAGTACCTAAAGAAATATATCTTGAAAAAGGCACCTATTTACGTTCAGGTGGTATGTTCATGTCTCAGACAGCGAAATGGGAACAACTTAAAGAAGAGGAAGAATCAATACTCCCACAAATGGAGTGA
- a CDS encoding glycosyltransferase family 39 protein: protein MQKSLTSKYKQKFQNIIIYISENIDEFLKLPGMILLWTVLSIVIFFVFFSIRFNGLIEIDAINDAQIAQNIAKGKGFTTSFLLPKTINEKTTLPQSDIITPPLNPYIVSRFISFFHKSDKIVALSSAVFYLLSVPLFFFLCMRLFDKRIALYSLALYITNPVLLSYSISGLSVSLLIFLFLILILLLYKIPDRYFVRVAAIGIILGLCYLTRYSYGLLYAPLLFYIYMSIDAKKDKVKACVLFTVFFLITTCPWLIRNSVLTGNPFYTLEFLKPLMFTTTFPENYLLCSTSPIDISFFQFISLIIKKFYYGIYINYNNLLYLPQNYLMPFFIMYFFAKQENLKLLSFKKIVLVLFLTITLILSLYYPGINILIPFIPIVIVYAVFYFITYIINGHFTRNLSKRIRQLLLLAFIIVNMYPLMTSLVHGGATISPYPVNRMNGIEQLTDADKVIISDIPWAIAWYSNRKSVWIPYNRDDYNKIKSSVGPIQCIYLSPLLRSFPAGENISVWLNAQFHKYLPWDIDLNKGKSMDFGGVIISDKQLWEKLEDNNDIE from the coding sequence ATGCAAAAATCATTAACATCTAAATACAAACAGAAGTTTCAGAATATCATTATATATATATCTGAAAACATAGATGAATTTTTGAAGCTTCCGGGAATGATTTTATTATGGACTGTACTGAGCATCGTTATTTTCTTTGTTTTCTTTTCAATACGCTTTAACGGATTAATAGAAATTGACGCAATAAATGACGCGCAAATTGCACAAAACATAGCTAAAGGAAAAGGTTTTACAACGTCTTTTTTGCTTCCTAAAACAATTAACGAGAAAACAACCCTACCGCAATCAGATATAATAACGCCTCCACTAAACCCTTATATCGTTTCACGCTTCATATCATTCTTTCATAAAAGCGATAAGATCGTTGCTTTATCTAGCGCTGTATTTTATCTTCTGAGTGTTCCGCTCTTCTTCTTTTTATGCATGAGATTATTTGATAAACGTATCGCTTTATATTCGCTTGCACTATATATAACAAATCCGGTATTGCTCTCTTACAGTATCTCAGGTCTTTCCGTATCTCTTCTCATATTCCTTTTTCTTATACTTATACTCTTGCTCTACAAAATACCCGATAGATATTTCGTAAGAGTTGCTGCAATCGGAATTATTCTTGGCCTGTGCTACCTCACACGATACTCTTATGGACTCCTGTACGCGCCATTACTATTTTATATCTATATGTCAATTGACGCTAAAAAAGATAAAGTTAAAGCATGCGTTCTTTTCACCGTATTCTTTCTTATTACTACATGCCCCTGGCTCATAAGAAATAGTGTTCTTACAGGAAATCCTTTTTATACACTTGAATTCTTAAAACCGCTTATGTTTACAACAACATTTCCTGAAAATTACTTGTTATGCTCAACGAGTCCTATAGATATATCTTTTTTTCAATTCATTTCATTAATTATTAAGAAATTTTACTACGGTATATATATTAATTATAATAACCTTCTCTATCTTCCACAAAATTACCTTATGCCGTTTTTTATAATGTATTTTTTTGCAAAACAAGAAAATCTCAAACTTTTGTCTTTCAAGAAAATAGTATTGGTCTTATTTCTTACCATAACTCTGATATTATCTCTTTATTATCCAGGAATTAATATCTTAATTCCTTTTATCCCTATTGTTATCGTTTATGCCGTTTTCTATTTTATCACATATATTATTAATGGTCATTTCACGCGTAACCTATCAAAAAGAATAAGACAATTACTGTTACTTGCTTTTATTATCGTTAATATGTACCCCTTAATGACATCTTTAGTCCATGGTGGTGCCACAATAAGCCCGTATCCTGTTAACCGCATGAATGGAATAGAACAACTTACTGACGCTGATAAAGTCATCATCTCTGATATTCCCTGGGCTATTGCATGGTACTCTAACCGTAAATCAGTATGGATTCCCTATAATAGAGATGATTATAACAAGATCAAAAGCAGTGTTGGCCCTATACAATGTATCTATTTGAGTCCGTTACTCAGATCGTTTCCTGCCGGAGAAAATATATCTGTATGGCTTAACGCACAATTCCACAAATATCTTCCCTGGGATATTGATCTCAATAAAGGAAAATCAATGGATTTTGGCGGTGTTATAATATCAGACAAACAACTTTGGGAAAAACTTGAAGACAATAATGATATAGAGTAA
- a CDS encoding tetratricopeptide repeat protein — MSKYLWCLIISFILLNHMGYAEINEDEPRHLSKAKAAERYANKGDYNKAIELYTGLVHEYPGNEYFIKNLAYLFKKTNRVNDAAQMYLLLFKKEIMKLKQQGKYELSQKALKQYYNIQSIHPRDPMIYVRLGQELMVYGKPEWAKKEALKALETDPQCSDAYILLAQYYQKQREIRKAVEALEKSVAINPDNCRARNNLGGLYLQMYRYNDAEKELKKAIEIKGDSAHSYYNLAVLYLQRKEYDRTIYNLQKTLEYNPLNINAIILLADVYFAQKKDFRKALSLYYRAMDYTGLITGSQAIIIQKKIANIEELLKKK; from the coding sequence ATGAGTAAATATCTTTGGTGTCTGATTATTTCTTTTATTTTGTTAAATCATATGGGCTATGCCGAAATAAATGAAGATGAACCCCGTCATTTGTCTAAGGCAAAAGCTGCTGAACGATACGCAAATAAAGGCGATTACAATAAAGCAATCGAGCTATACACTGGGTTAGTTCATGAATACCCCGGAAACGAATATTTTATAAAAAATCTTGCCTATTTATTTAAGAAAACGAATAGAGTTAATGATGCAGCCCAAATGTATCTTCTGTTGTTTAAAAAAGAAATTATGAAGTTAAAACAACAGGGCAAATACGAGTTAAGTCAAAAAGCACTAAAACAATACTATAATATCCAGTCTATTCATCCACGTGACCCAATGATATATGTAAGACTTGGTCAGGAACTTATGGTGTATGGCAAGCCCGAATGGGCAAAGAAAGAAGCTCTTAAAGCGCTTGAGACTGATCCGCAATGTTCTGATGCATATATTCTTCTTGCCCAGTATTATCAAAAACAAAGAGAAATAAGGAAAGCTGTTGAGGCTCTTGAAAAATCTGTTGCAATAAATCCTGATAACTGTCGTGCACGGAATAATTTGGGTGGCTTATATCTTCAGATGTACCGCTATAACGACGCTGAAAAAGAGCTCAAGAAAGCAATAGAAATAAAAGGCGATAGCGCACACAGCTATTATAATTTGGCAGTTTTATACCTACAGAGGAAGGAATACGACAGAACGATATATAATCTGCAAAAAACGCTGGAATATAATCCACTCAATATAAATGCAATTATCTTGCTTGCAGATGTATATTTTGCACAGAAAAAGGATTTCAGGAAAGCTCTTTCGTTGTATTA